In Sphingobacteriaceae bacterium, the following proteins share a genomic window:
- a CDS encoding membrane protein insertase YidC, with the protein MNTKFALFKLIKVDKKSLIGLGLIAAILGVWLYFSGPTKEQIARNKVVRDSIEQVQKDLLIKEAAKMAALPQSKQDTLQQAIAVSDSVKNIALTDNYKDFAVATQGKPEVFVIENENVKATISNRGGQIEKVELKNYHRSEQTESLILFDKDSTNFSLKLSAYDRTRIFSTDSFYFKSVKQTASSIILKLETSKPGSYIEYSYSLKPNDYIVDSEIRFVGMQNIISQTEDQLQLNWSMQYPSQEKYIKKEKEAATIYFKQNQNSPDYLKPTSKDNEEKELNEADIKWVCFKQQFFNSTIIADNFFNKGGSIIKSFPRPNSSNIVKSVKSELGIPFGHTPDEKFSYKFYFGPNHYYTISKYDWELEKIIPMGWSIFSYINKWLVIPLFNWLGFLNLGLVILILTIVVKIVLLPIAYKTYMSGAKMRVLKPETDALNAKYEKNADPMKKQQEQMALYRKAGVNPLSGCLPLLLQFPILIALFNFMPAAIELRQQGFFWAEDLSTYDSIWTFGFVPFINSVYGDHVSLFALLMFVSTLAYTYMNSSMMPQQNNQMPGMKFMMYFMPVIFLAVMNDYAAGLSWYYFLANMFTFLQNWIIKKIVSDQKIRLQLEANMKKPAKVSNFQKRLEDMAKQRQQLPAKKK; encoded by the coding sequence ATAAATACTAAATTTGCGCTCTTTAAATTAATAAAAGTGGACAAAAAATCGTTAATAGGGCTAGGTTTAATTGCGGCAATTTTAGGAGTATGGTTGTATTTCAGCGGACCAACAAAAGAACAGATCGCCAGAAATAAGGTTGTAAGAGACTCTATAGAACAAGTACAAAAAGATCTTTTAATAAAAGAAGCAGCTAAGATGGCTGCCCTTCCCCAATCAAAACAAGATACATTGCAACAAGCAATTGCTGTTTCAGATTCAGTAAAAAATATTGCATTAACCGATAACTATAAAGATTTTGCCGTTGCAACTCAGGGTAAACCTGAGGTTTTTGTTATTGAAAATGAAAACGTAAAAGCAACTATTTCTAATAGAGGTGGTCAAATTGAAAAGGTTGAATTAAAAAATTACCATCGTTCAGAACAAACTGAGAGTCTTATTTTATTTGATAAAGATTCTACAAACTTCTCTCTTAAGTTAAGTGCCTACGACCGTACGCGTATTTTCTCTACAGATAGTTTTTATTTCAAATCGGTTAAACAAACGGCGTCAAGTATTATTTTAAAACTGGAGACTTCTAAGCCTGGCAGTTATATTGAGTATTCTTATTCGCTTAAGCCTAACGATTATATTGTAGATTCGGAAATTCGTTTTGTTGGCATGCAGAATATCATTTCTCAAACTGAAGATCAATTGCAGTTAAACTGGAGCATGCAGTATCCAAGCCAGGAAAAATATATCAAGAAAGAAAAAGAAGCGGCTACTATCTATTTCAAACAAAATCAAAATAGTCCAGATTACCTTAAACCAACTTCTAAAGACAATGAAGAGAAAGAATTAAATGAGGCTGATATCAAGTGGGTGTGCTTCAAACAACAATTTTTTAATTCAACTATTATTGCAGATAATTTTTTTAATAAGGGTGGAAGCATAATCAAATCTTTTCCACGTCCAAATTCATCCAATATAGTTAAGTCGGTAAAAAGTGAATTGGGAATTCCTTTTGGACATACACCGGACGAAAAGTTTTCTTATAAATTTTATTTCGGACCAAATCACTACTATACCATTTCAAAATACGATTGGGAACTTGAAAAAATTATTCCAATGGGTTGGAGTATTTTCAGTTACATCAATAAATGGTTAGTAATTCCACTTTTTAACTGGCTAGGTTTTTTAAATCTTGGACTGGTAATTCTGATTCTTACTATCGTTGTAAAAATAGTATTACTACCAATTGCATATAAAACATATATGAGTGGAGCAAAAATGCGTGTACTGAAACCAGAAACAGACGCGTTGAATGCCAAATACGAGAAGAATGCTGATCCTATGAAGAAGCAACAGGAACAGATGGCATTGTATCGAAAGGCTGGGGTAAATCCTTTGTCGGGTTGTCTACCTCTATTATTGCAGTTCCCTATTCTAATTGCCTTATTTAACTTTATGCCGGCTGCGATAGAATTACGTCAGCAAGGTTTTTTCTGGGCTGAAGATTTAAGTACTTATGACAGTATCTGGACCTTTGGTTTTGTTCCTTTCATCAATTCTGTTTATGGAGATCACGTAAGTTTATTTGCTTTATTAATGTTTGTGAGTACGCTTGCTTACACTTACATGAATAGCAGTATGATGCCACAGCAGAACAATCAAATGCCGGGTATGAAATTTATGATGTATTTTATGCCTGTTATTTTCCTGGCTGTAATGAACGATTACGCTGCCGGTTTAAGCTGGTATTATTTCTTAGCGAATATGTTTACCTTTTTGCAAAACTGGATCATTAAGAAGATTGTAAGCGATCAAAAAATCAGATTACAACTGGAAGCTAATATGAAAAAGCCGGCTAAAGTTTCTAATTTCCAAAAAAGATTAGAAGACATGGCTAAACAAAGACAGCAACTTCCTGCTAAGAAAAAGTAA